The DNA sequence TTGGATTAGATTAAGATAGATGGACAATTACAAAAGACACACACAGAGGACAGTGTGGCACTTTTACCAATCTCACACTTCCAACCTACTCTCTTTATATTTAATAGTACTGGCTTGGTTTCAAATGTTTTGGTTCTAATTTGGAAGTTGGGATTTTCAGTCAAATGTAGGTAGTAAAATGCTTTGATCGAGAAGCATGCGTTCCTTAAGATAATAAAGTTCGTAAACCTAATTTTGTTGAGAGAATGTCCCATACAAAGatcaaagaaaatatatgaGCTTAAAAAGTTTTAAGTCCTTCCACCCATTGCTAACTTGCTATATGATTTTGGGTTAGATATTCGCATTTAAGTCACACGTCACTTTACTTGTTAAAAATTGTCTACATGTTAGATACAAAAATGCCTCACGTTAGTGAATATATTtgaggcttatttttagctacgataaaaaataaaaaataaaaaaaattctcactttACTCCTTGTGCTCTATCACTCCATGTATTTATATTGTGCCTCACTTTATCTTATTTTGTTAAACTCCGTCGTATAAACCGTTAACTTGTCACATTTtaatctattttataattttctgtTAACCAAGATCACATTAAAGACACTGCAAGTTAGCAAGTTAACGGTTTATGTGACGAAGTTAACGGAATAAGGTAAAGTGAGACATAAAGTATAAGTACATTGGATAAAGTGAAACAAAACAGAGTTCATACAGTAAAGTCAGATTTTATGAAGAGTACATGTGTCATAGTTAAAACTAAGcctatattatattttatgcaaAATGTAGAGTATTGTTTGACATCGGAAATTTAAGAAACTATAAAAGAGCCAATATTTAGAAGAATGGAAGTCTATGTTTAAAAGAGATTTGAACTTCTCTATCCATTAGTTTACGAACTCAGTTCTGACAAATATTATTCACCTGCATAAGCAGAAAGAGGGGCAAAAGTTGCTTCCAAAGGAGACATGTTCAAGATGACGATGATCGTGGGTTGGCACTTACCCAGGAAAATGCAAACCCTAGTGCTTATGCCAACCCAGCAAAAATCCTAGTGCTGTATTACCAcgattaaacaaattaattaaatccaTGATCTCTCCAAATTTAGTTTCCTGACATGCATAGCCTGTTCGCTAATTAACAAGATTATTTCTTAGTTTAGTACTAATTATTAAGAGTCCTAGGGGTTAGatagaagaccacattcacagaCAGCAGTCAGCAAACTATTGTGCCAAGTGCGAACAAACAAATATTTTACTCGTGAATGCGAACACCATCGGGAATTGTTGAAAGTGCGCAACACAACTTGGCCACACTGCTCTTCGATCTTGACTAGCAATTACCAAAACATATTATATCTTATTCAAAATCTTGAGAGATCAAATCAAACCATCCATGCTCGAAGACTTTTCTTGGGATTTTGTCACAAACGTCTGAATTAAATGGATCATGAAACCATTATCCTCGTTTTGAAGTAATCAATAAGGTTAAATATTACAAAACTTATCGTTCTTcctgattagttttatttttcttttacgtATTGAAATATATCTCAAGTTCGAATCTTCTTCTAAAGAAAAAAGTACGAAATCTGATAATATTAGTAGACTGTATACATACAGAAAGTATATTAGAGGCTCCACAAGAACTTAAATATCTGCATCCCAATCAATCCCCAATTTAGCTACCATATCAGAGCTTCATTTCTCTTCCAATGAACATTCACCACATACACTTCTAGTTCATGTTAATTAAAGATTTGCATTCATCGACTAAACCCCATAGCTATTTTCCAAAACCCTCCTCTAGCTACTCTagctagtgtttttttttttttttgaacttttttatcTGCACTTTGTCGTGCACTCATTTATTAATGAAACATATGTTCATTCGCAAAAAAGTATAGCATGTGTAGCGTATAGATCAgttccatttttcaaaaaagtaAATCGCATGCAAATCTAATGGCGTATGTATCATGCATATGATCATTAACGTTCAAACCTTCTCATCCAACATATCCCTGTGTAGGGACAAACCCTAAAATACAAAACTTCACCTACAGTTTTGATCACTCCCAGAATTGGGTAACATACAATCAAATGATAAAAGATGAAGCAAACCAAGTGACTGGAAAAAGGGGGATGTAGTTGCTTACGACAGGAGGCACATGACATAAGAAAATCCAATATATGTCTCCTCTTCTCTTTTCCCATTTTGGCTGGTCATGCGTTGTCCGTCCCtcctaaatttcaatttttggtggCTTTATTGTCGCTTTGTTTATGTTCCCACACATCCTTAATTAAAAGGAGGTTTATATATCAATTGTCCCCACTCTATTTGACTGAGCTGTAAtcagtttttagggtcaacctAACTCAGTATCTTTGTCAGTCTGTTGCGATCACAACCGTCCAATGCAAATCAGACAATGTGTAATTTTGACCTTCACTTGCATCGATCGTTTTTCTGCTAATACCCCCAATTAAGATAATCCAGGAGATTGCACTCTTCTACATGATCTTTAGCAGACACCAACTAATTAAAAATGATGCTTGGCTTTACTCACATGTCTGGTTATCTTGGACTTACTATACTAATTATGAATGGTTTGGAAATGCATTTTTATAAAGtacttctctatttttttttaaaaacaaaaatgcaagGGATTTTCTAGAAATCCCTTGAAGTACAAAAAACCACAAATATAATAAGTGTTCTTCTACGaagtagtgtttttttttaatctaaacaTTGTTAGAAGGGTTTTGCTCATAACTGAAAAGCACAAAAAACCATAAAAATTGATAGGGAAGTAAGTTTTACACATCTTTTTAACCTTTTACACTCATATTTAATTATGGACGATTAATTCTATTTCACTTATCCAATTcgactactataaataaaaacacaatgtttgaaaagctaaaaaaaaatatgtggaaATATATAATGCATATGAACTTAACGTAAGTAAATACCAAAAAATATAGTTTAGGGAAAACTTTCATCTTGTCTGCTCGCCGACAAATGTTGAACATTGGCAGCTTTCGCGCatgtccctctctttctctcagcACAGAAAACTGGGCAAAGATAATTAAAACCGAACAAATCCACATAATTATTCAATCTCAAATTCTCTAAAAACAACGCAGACTAATGTATAAACAAAGaactaacacaaaaaaattataataaaaaaaaaaccaaagtacTGTCTACTTTAGGGTATTATATATGCACACGGGTTCACACTGTTTTGAGTTCAGAAGCTCAGAAAAAGGAAGTTCCTGAGGCAGCAGCACAGACTGGTTTTGTTTCTAGCCATTTGAAGCTGAAATATGGACGAGGGCATGTCAGGATTTTGCATTAAGGCATCGAGTTTTCGCGATGGTGGTAATGGTAATAGTGGAACCAAGTGCGGGCGTTGGAATCCAACTGCAGAACAGGTTAAAGTTCTGACTGACCTGTTCAGGTCTGGACTCCGAACGCCGAGCACTGATCAGATTCAGAAAATCTCCTCTCAGCTAAGCTTTTATGGCAAGATCGAGAGCAAGAACGTCTTTTACTGGTTTCAGAATCACAAAGCCAGAGAAAGACAAAAGCGGCGTAAAGTTTCTATTGATGAAAAGGATATCATTCGTCGAGATCAGGAGAACATGTCTCCAAAACGTCCGTTGCTTTAAAATTTCTCTTTCTTGAAGTACTTcggtttagggtttttctagTATGCACCTGAATTTATATGGTGCTTGTATTCTTTTTTCACGGTTTTATTTTCCGTTCCTTGCAGAAATAAATCAGGTTTCGGAGCCGGCGAGAGTGATTGAGACCCTTCAACTTTTCCCCATAAACTCTTTCAACGAATCTGAAGGAGAGAAGCTGAGATTTCACGCAAACGAATATTGCAAGGAGGCGTCAGCTTTTACCTACACTGTTGGGACAGAAATGGACCTTCCACCTTTGGATCTGCGTTTAAGTTTCCTTTGAATTACATGCTTCAAATTTATGAGAAAAAGAACGGAAAAAAGAAGCTCCTAGCTAGCTAGTATTCATGGTTGCCATTTGTAGAATTTGGGGTTTAGCAGCTGGCATGAAAGGGTGAACGGAAAGGTAGGGAGGGAGAGATAGTTGTTGAATAGTTTACGTAGTATTGACGCTAATTTGAGTTGTTGAATTAAGATATTGGAAATTGTTGGACATTCTTCTCTGCATGTGCACTGTCTTGTTGTTATTAATTTCTCTGTGATTTACTCTGTCGGATTTCTTGTTTGTATGAATGGCTTGGAAATTGGAATTTTCTCTTGCTCCACATGAGAAATGTCTCCTTGGGCTGCATAATTGTGAATAAAATACTTAACCTTGGCCTTGGTCATATGACATATACCTATTACTTACCTTGGGTCTGCTTCCCAGCTTTGAATTTCATGTACTAATCTTAGAGCTTCCCCACTTCCCCACAGCCCTCATTTATCCTTACTAAGTAAAGTAATACTCAATTCTCATCCACTTACCTTGGTCTTATCCATCACATTTTATACTATTCTTAAATATCATTTGGATATTCTAAAACTGCTCTTTCATTGCAGATGTGAGCGTATCTACATTGTTCAATCGATTGTGTTCTTTTGTATGCACTCGAGTTTGAATCACTCTCTTCGTAGTTTGAATTAACGGGAGGAGATTGAAATTCAAGCTTAAAACCTATTTTAGTATTGAAAAGAGAAGTGTTACTAGACTAGAAGTTAGTTGGTATGGAAGTGTCTACAACTTGTTTACTTCTTATGTTTATGTATCCATAACATTGAAGAACTTTGCGTCTGACAATTAAACTAGGTGGTTCGACATACTTACAAAGAAGCTGGTCCCTAAATATTTAGGTACAACATGACCTTATGCAAGAGGAATATATATGGATATGGCCGACCGAACCAATAAGGCCATACAGCCATACTCATAAACGTAGGGTCCCCTTGTTTATTCTTCTCACCTTTGCCCACCCAAATAGTCTTTCTATGAGCCTTATGCCCCCATATGCCCGGCCGGATGCAAGAATCTCTCCTCATGTAGGTACAAATTTTATTGCAAAAGTTTCATTCCTTTGTAAATGAGTTGGACAATTTACCTAGCCTGATTGTCAGGGACACAAGAATTTCACCTTACCATTGGGTGATAGTGATAGGAGCTTGTATGAGTACTTTGACACGAGTGTCATGGGCCATGACAATAACGTCTTAAAAAATTAAGGTTTTTGGCTGAAAAGATCTAACTTGAGTCGATGGTTGATgaaataattgatttttagCATGTCGTTGATATCTCATCGTTGTGTTATCAAAATTTAGTCTATACcaagattttaattttagatCACTTAGtcaaaaaaatataagaagGAAAAGCAATTTACAACAGGCCCAAAAGCAAATGTAGTTGGCCCATAATAAAACCCATAAATCTTGGGTTCAATCTTCATAACATGGGCTTTGGTGCCCAACTCAAGCACCAAaagcaaataaaattatttcaaaTACAAAGAACTTGTTTGTATGTGAATTTGTAATGGTTGAAAGCGTTTTTGATgaatgtttttagaaccaattattagtaaagatgcaagtataTCATAGAAAAGtatttgaagtgcttcttgtTTCTTGAAAGAAGCATATAACTGTTTTTGAAacctaaaatatattttttttaaaacactttcaattattttaaagcacatccaaacgagctcaaATTATCAAGTCCGGTGAGAGAACCGAAAGGAAAGAGAACAAAGAAGAGCTGAGCAAGCAAAGAGCTTTTTCCAAATAAATtagggagagagacagaggtTTCCTGCAGAAGAAGCTAACTCAAAATTACTGCAGAAAAAGCAGGAAAATTCAGAGAAAGCAGAAGAAGTCCAGCAATGGATGTGGTCAAAACGCAGCAAATCTCC is a window from the Pyrus communis chromosome 16, drPyrComm1.1, whole genome shotgun sequence genome containing:
- the LOC137719654 gene encoding WUSCHEL-related homeobox 7-like, yielding MDEGMSGFCIKASSFRDGGNGNSGTKCGRWNPTAEQVKVLTDLFRSGLRTPSTDQIQKISSQLSFYGKIESKNVFYWFQNHKARERQKRRKVSIDEKDIIRRDQENMSPKQINQVSEPARVIETLQLFPINSFNESEGEKLRFHANEYCKEASAFTYTVGTEMDLPPLDLRLSFL